One Salvia splendens isolate huo1 unplaced genomic scaffold, SspV2 ctg133, whole genome shotgun sequence genomic window, GAATTTtgggagaaaataaaataagggaAAATTTGATAGAGTTGCGGTTTATGCTAATGGTTTGTCCAAACGTCGTAAGTGTAGTAATCTTTTTCAAGACCaattctctctcctctctcctcaCATAGAAAGTGAAGGAAAATCCCGTCaatttctctcttcctctcctcgtAAAATCCTTTTGGTTTTTCCCTTCCTCTGTTTTTCATCCTCTCTTCTCCTCCGTGCCAACGAGTTAGGAGAGAGAATCACACCAAATTCTCTCTCTTAATCCACCATATCTCGCCGTGTTGAAGGGAAATCATGTTGATTGACAACAAGGTTTCAATGCAGACGACAAACCTTGAAAGCTTCTTAGATCGCACAACGCCCCTTGCCCCTTCGCAGTTTCTCTCAAAGGTTTGATCTTTATCTCAAAATTCCAATTTACATGAATTGTTTCAAGCTCCCATTATTTCTCTATCATGTTTCAATTCAATTTTACTATTGATTGATGATGGTTTTGTATGATTCCCCTCTTTTGTTGATGGTTAAATTGATGTGTAGAGTGAGGCAAGGAAGCTTAACAAGCTATGGCATCCTTGTGAAAGGGAGAAAGTTGACTACTTTGTTCTTGCTGATCTTTGGAGTAGTTTTGATGAATGGAGTGCTTACGGAGCCGGAGTTCCGATTGCCTCCGAAGACGGCCAGAATCTCATTCAATACTTCGTGCCTTACCTCTCTGCAATCCAGATTTTCACCAGTAGTTCATCTGCAAACTGCTTGAGGTGAAGAGACCTCATTTGCAAAGCTGATCATCGTTCTTGATTTGATTGAGTTCTTTGTTTAGTGCTTATTTGATTGTGATTGCTGATTTGTGCTGGTTTTGAGTGGCATTGCTAAGCTGAAAATGAATTGAAATTTGAATGTGgattgcttgatttgattggaGACTGCATTTGGTGTAGGGAAGAGACTGATTCCGTGAGCGAGACAAGGGACTCGTTTAGTGATTCGTTTAGTGATGAGAGCGAGAGTGAGAAGTTGTCGAGGTGGGAAGGGTGCTCGTCCGAGGAGGGGATATGCGAGCTGGATTTGTGGCATCAGAATGATAGATTGGGTAATCTTTACCTTGAGTACTTTGAGAGATCGTCTCCCTATGGAAGGGTCCCTCTCACGGACAAGGTAACCCTTTTTTATCGAGCTTGAGTTCGTGTTTACTCTTGATAAAGTTGAAGGTTTACTTCATATTGGCAAGGAATCAATAATGGAGAAGTGGTTTATTTGGATATGATATGGAAGAATCAAATAATTAGGTATAAAGAAGTTGTGAACTTTCTTGATTCGTGTCTTGATCTGTTATAGGCGAACATCTCTTTATTCTACTTTCGTGTTATTGTTGAGGAATATATTCTTGCTTTTGTGGATTGAGTTTCTTGATTATTTGCTTCTCAGATTAGTAGCTTAGCTCAAAGCCATCAGGGATTAATGTCGTTAAGAAGTGTGGATCTTTCACCGGCTAGTTGGATGGCCATCGCCTGGTTAGCATTCTAAACGCATTACTATCGTATCATTTGTATTCGGTACGCGTGTATAAATCATTTCTTCTTGATCTAGGTACCCCATCTATCACATTCCGACCGGTAGAACCAATAGAGACTTGCAAACGTGTTTCCTCACGTACCACACCCTTTCCTCCTCGTTTCAAGGTATGAACATGGATCTCAATCATCGTCCCGTCTTCCCATTTTCTTGAAACGTGCTTAAAATTCCGGGATTATGATGATATAGACATGGACTTGGACGACGACATAGACAATTTGAAGAGGAAAACAAAGGAAGGGAAAAGTATCTCTCTCCCTCCATTTGGTTTGGCAAGTTACAAGATGCAAGGGGACGTGTGGCTTTCAGACGAGAACGGCCTCGACCGGGAGAGGATGGCGTCGCTCTTGAGCGTGGCCGATTCTTGGCTAAAGCAATTGAGGGTTCAACATCACGACTTCAACTACTTCATGGGAATGCGGCATGGCTAATACACACACCCTTACGTCGCCGTCTATGAAGTCCTCCGCGAGATAGGCCATCATGCATCAGAAGCAGGCGCGCTCCATCGTTTCGAGCTTTTTTAGGACTAGTCTTTTTAATGGTATTTTAGGACAAGTGAGACTAACTTTGAAggctttttcttttctttttatttgttttagttttgcaaGAGAAGGCTTGTGATGTAGCAAATGTAGGTGGGAGAAAGGTGAAACTAATTTGTGATTGTATTTTCTGACTCGATGTACTATTATACAAAGGGGTTGTGCTGATGAACGATGTTTATAAACTCTTTTTAAAGACATCAAATTCCTCATGATCATTCGAATTTTCGATCTACCGGAATAACTGAGAAAATTGCATCTATTTTGTGTTTACTGCCTTTTTCGATAATTGTCGTTTCTAAACAAGTCATTCGAAATTCCGATCGATGGAATCACAGAGAAAATTGCATCTATTTCGTGTTTACTTCCTTTTACACTAATATTTTGTGGTTCataaatttgtataattattatcattcacGTATCACGTCAACTTTTCGACTTTTCGAGTAGATGACAAGTACTTACTCATGTGTATAAGCCATTTATGTCAGGTTAATTTTCCAAGGATATAGTAATTGATAAGCGACAAATTAGGTTAGTAGAGTATAATTCACTTCATTACTtactttttaaattgttatttatttattaaattgaaatttcatatatttatttaagtttaaaaaataagtaattaaaattttataattataatttaaataaaatatttacataactaaataaaataaaaaaattgaaattacatACTTGATCTGACATTTCACGTAAAACTAATAAACCCGTGTTTTAGTAAATTGATTGTATTTAATGTCAAAATCGACCATTGTATATTCATATGTATGTGTGTTATTGCACTACTTAATTTAGTTGTTCATATATAAGGTTATAGAAATGAAAGTTTTAAGGTACGCTAATATAACCTCAATTACagttttttttaacaaatactaacaaaataaaatcattgTGGATATGTCTTTCACACcataagagcatctcctatggcgcccctccggtaggacgtccggtcggacaccgggaagggcgacgggacgtccgccgttgggaggtcggaggtcggatacggacgtcccgtgaggacgtcgggtgtcctcggacgtcccgggGACGGGCGGGTGGACGGGCGCCACTGTGGCGAaggtcggacgtcccggtcggacgtccgatatttgattttttttttttttttaattctatatatacggctcgttgaacttcatttcatttgcacgggcgacgaggacagtgcggagtgagccggggatgttggactatgtatttttttttcatgattatgtatttttctttttttcctaaatttgttttttttttatgttttatgacttTGTATGTTTGCCCTTTTCAAGTATTTCCCGTAATTTttccgtattttgctttcccgtactttttgtttatgttaaaattaaattattgtgatttttttaattgcgggatgtcctagtgggaagggcgatgggaagggcggatatgCAGGGGATGTcttagtgatgtggcagtgaggtgggatgtcctagtgacgtggcaggaggtgtttttgggatgtcctagtggatgtccgagtgggatgtccgcccactggagatgctctaagagaaGTGGGCCCCAGTGGATGAATAGATTGATGTAGATATCGTTATCCTAATTGCAAGATTTCTACGTTTATATACCCATCTTTTGGAATTATTTTTAGATTAgaccaaaattttaaatttagcaATAATTACTTTGAATTTAACATTCTTTGTAATTGAGTATATTTTTGTGCGATATTGAAATcgagatttaaaaaataaattataataataacaaagacaaaaataatttatccAAATAAGATTTCGAGCCAACAACCAAACAAATATATTTAAACCGTATTTCTGATAATTGAGTGATGGTTGGACACAAGAATTAATTGACCACATATTATTCTACCATATTTTATAGAATAAGTTTTATTGGTTTATATCATCTAACATGTGAGGCACGTGTTTAATATGCATAGTAAGCTCATGTATTTAGCAAAACATTCCATACACTCAATATATTTACCAAATTGAGCCAAAAGAGGGTTTTAAATTATAGGAAAAGACTGAGATCAAGATGAAGAATGCCTTTTATAAAGATTATCTTATAAACTATATTGAGTAAATTTTATGACGAAATTGATAATCaacaattcaaataaaaatatggCGGATTCGTGCACCACAAAAGTTTCCatgaataaaattatgaaaaattaatgaaattgtagtactatatttttattgttattcttattcatttatttaaagtTAAAGAAAAAGATCAAAAGAatgttgatttttatttaatttgtaaaattaattatatcatcagatttcaaaattaaaacaaatatatagGTAAGCGGTGGTTAGAAAAAATGATCACAAAAGGTAATCCAACAAAAACTAGTTGCAACAAATTTATGATTTATGAGACTCTTTCTCCAAAATGCAATGACAGTTAAATAGAGTATATTTGAATGAAAGCGATAAACCCGACTCTTGGGGACCAAATCACATGTTTTATGCGCTTTTATTTTCGGTTGAGTTGCAAAAGCGTGTTTCCAAAAGGATTTGGCCCATCATGTGCCCATTAAATTCTATATGGACCCTCTCTTGTTTGTCT contains:
- the LOC121789084 gene encoding uncharacterized protein LOC121789084; the encoded protein is MLIDNKVSMQTTNLESFLDRTTPLAPSQFLSKSEARKLNKLWHPCEREKVDYFVLADLWSSFDEWSAYGAGVPIASEDGQNLIQYFVPYLSAIQIFTSSSSANCLREETDSVSETRDSFSDSFSDESESEKLSRWEGCSSEEGICELDLWHQNDRLGNLYLEYFERSSPYGRVPLTDKISSLAQSHQGLMSLRSVDLSPASWMAIAWYPIYHIPTGRTNRDLQTCFLTYHTLSSSFQDMDLDDDIDNLKRKTKEGKSISLPPFGLASYKMQGDVWLSDENGLDRERMASLLSVADSWLKQLRVQHHDFNYFMGMRHG